TACGCCGAATTTCACTCGCTTTTGCCTACCAGCTTTGTTTGGATGAATTACTTTACTATACTTATTGTTTGTTGTTATTTCACTGTAGATGATCCTTGACGAGGCAGTTAAAATTTAGCATAGTAAATACGAACATGAGTTTCAATCACAAAATCTCAAAAGAATCGCGCACAAGCATCAAATTATATGCTTACTCGAACCAACGATCTGATCATCTGGAAGCGGCCCATGAGAAAACACGCAAAAAGGTGTAGGCAGAACAGATGCCACACGGCGCGCAGAAATATAGTGAGTATCCGATGCTCACCGAGACGAGTGCCGTGTAGAAGGCGACCTGCACGCGGCCGCCGAGGACGTCGACGGCGGCCTCGTGGATGCCGGGGAGCCGCTTGACGGCCTTCTCAACCGAGCCGGCGCACGCGGCGCACGTCATCCCGGACACCGCGAACACCGccaccttctcctcttcctcctcctcctccgctgcctccagATCGACAGCGGCTGACCCGCCTTCTCCTCCACCGCCCTCGCCGGCGACCGCGGCGGCCCTCGGTTGCCGCGGCATGGACGGGTACCGCGGCCGCAGCGTGAGGTGGCCGCTCTCATCGGAGCCGCTGCTGTGGAAGCATGTGAGGAAGAGGGACCGAGTGGCCGCCGCCATTGGGAGCGTGAAGAGAAGGTTTTAGGTTGGGTTGGGGGTTCTGATCGGGGGTGGGAAAAATGGTTCGAACATTTGCAGATTTTATAGTCGTACCTGCCCGACGCGCCGGAACGGAAAATACTGCACGTAGCCACGTACGCCGTTCGGTTACTCAACTCACCATTTTGTAATGGGTGGGCTTGGGCCGCAAGCAAGTGAGGGATTGGACGGCTAGTTTCTTAAGCGGGCCGCGACGACCTCGGACTGTCGAAGACGTCAGACACTCGACACGCAGCCCAGGGGGTCCTCTGGGGAGAAGTCGAATtttctttccttctttttcttAATGACGCTCGGCAAGAAACCCACGCTTAAATCCAAACACGGCATTCAAACTTTGACATTCGTGCTCACATTTCGAAGTACTACACGTATTCAGTCGGTTTTGTTTTAAAAAGAGCGCAAGTTGCATGATTGTAGGCAGCACGCCACACAAAAGATCCAATTCGAATTTGACTTGGAGTTGCTTATGATAGCAGGACGCTCCCACGCATGTCGCCTCAGGGGTCAGAGCTAAGCAAATGTGATGTGATGTCGAATTCGAATTAAATTATCGGAAGACCCCCGGTGCCCACGAATCAAATTCGAGCCCCGGTTCCGATTTGCCTTTGAATTTGGTCCCCCGTTTCAAAAGCAACGAATGCCAGAAATCATGATGCCACGACAGGTGACCTTGGTAAAATTAACCAGCCGTTCTTTTCACATCTTCCTGGTGTACGTCTACGTGCGTGGAGTGTAGACCAATCTCCCTGGTAGCAGGAGCCAATCATGGAACCTCTCATGCATTTCTTTGAAGAAATGCATGCAATAACGCAGAGACATAAAACGCCCGGAGGACGGAGGACGGTCTTGGTTCACTGAATGATTCATCAGACGGTTTGGTTCACTGAATCTTTGATTCCTGGACACTTGCTTCTTCTTCTGTTATTATAAAGAGCCTGAGGTTGCCATTTCGTTAAACTACCCCATGCATGGTCGCGATGACGTTTTTTATGGAAGGGAGCTACCCCAATCAGATGAATTCAGAATTCAGAAAATGTAAGCAAGCTGAGAATGTCATGCGTACGTGGACGCTTTTCGTTGTCTTCGCCCGATAGAAGTCACCGCAGTGTATTAGTAGTGTTGAGAGAATTATATGGTTGATGGATGTTTGAAGTTGAATCCGTTGCAGAGAGAGCAAAAAATATTTGAATCGCTTGGAATGACGTGCACACGTAGCCTAAACCAAATATATATCGGGGAAGTCAAATTCCGATAGGAGATTGATGACCAATACGACAGGGATTGCGTGGTAAATAATCAAGTGTTCCTTGTTTTGACACCATCCCAGCATCGTCGGACGAAGATAACTTAGCTGGCAATCAAATGAATTGACTAATGTGTCGCAACTGATTGATTTGTATAGGCTGGTTATAGGTTCGTTACGGGTAGGTTGATTCTTTGGTGTAGCAAGTAGCAACTAGTGGCATCAAATTCTGGTTTCACACGGAGCGTAGCTGCGAGCTCGAGCGTAGCCACCACCCTCGACTCCACGCTGCGCCACTCCGGCCGCTGCGGCCACCGCCCCACCTCTGTCGCTGCCCGCGGGGCAGCGGCGCCACCACCCCGTGTTGGTgcaaaaaccctaaccctagctagccctagctctctctctctctgtggcaCGAACCGGGAAGGAATGAGGAAGACACGATGAACAGGAAGCTTTTCCAGCGCACGAACGCCCGTCGCAACCACGACGTTTCCTTGAGCACGAACTTAACACCTCCGCCGTTATAACGATCGATGCCGCGATCTTATACCCGGGCCAGCGCTGGGCCACGGCCCCCACGCCTCTACCCACTACTGCGCCTGGTTCGGCACGCTCCGTGCGCGCCCACGACCGCGCCTCCACGCACTCGCCGCGCCGAGCCCGCAACGAACCAACGCGATCACCACGTCCCgattgccaatggcttcgccccacacacacacacccggtGTACAGATGCACGAACACGCCCGCGCACCACATGCACACCTACGCCGCAAACCCGACGCGCCCGACACGCCTAGCGTTCGCCCATGCACGCGCTCGACGCGTCCGACTCGTCGCCACAGCTTATTATGCCCAACACACACCCCTTAAGCCATGGCTCAGAGGAGgccatcttgctacctcttgagcattgcgttggtttttcctagtgcattttgaggaagcccatcattggaatatacaagtcaagttctataatgaaaaatttccactagtatatgaaagtgactaaatcaggagactctctatcatgaagttcatggtgctactttgaagcacaagtgtggaaaaaagatagtaacattgtcccttctctctttttctctctttttttcttttttttctttgggccttttctttttttttcttggcctcttctccttttttttattagtccggaatctcatcccgacttgtgggggaatcatagtctccatcatccttttctcacatgggacaatgctctaataatgatgatcatcacacttttattatttacaactcaatacttagaacaaaatatgactctatgtgaatgcctctggcggtgtaccgggatatgcgatgaatcaagagtgacatgtatgaaaaaatatgaatggtggccttgccacaaaatacgatgtcaactacacgatcatgcaaagcaatatgacaatgatgaagcgtgtcataataaacggaacggtggaaagttgcatggcaatatatctcggaatggctatggaaatgccatgataggtaggtatggtggcagttttgagaaagatataaggaggcttatgtgtgatagagcgtatcatatcacggggtttggatgcaccggcgaagtttgcaccaactcttaaggtgagaaagggcaatgcgcggtaccgtagaggctagaaaattgtggaaggttgagagtgcgtataatccatggactcacattagtcataaataactcatatacttattgcaaaagtttattagccctcgaagcaaagtactactacgcatgcccctagagcgatagattggtaggaaaagaccatcgctcgtccccgaccgccactcataaggaaagcaataaaagaacacctatgtgtcaaaattgttacacaacttttaccatacgtgcatgctacgggacttgccaactttaacacaagtatctctcaatttcacaattactcaactagcacactctaatattaccacctttatatctcaaaacacttatcaagtatctaacttctcatgatatttaATGAACTtaatatggaagattaatttcataattaaagcaaattaccatgctgtttaagactctcaaaataatataagtgaagcatgagagatcaataatttctataaaatacgaccaccgccgtgctctaaaagatataaatgaagcactagagcaaaaactatatagcttaaaagatataagtgaagcacatagagtattctaacaaattccgaataatgtgtgtctctctcaaaaggtgtgtacagcaaggatgattgtggcaaactaacaaacaaagactcaaatcatacaagatgctccaagcaaaacacacatcatgtgatgaataaaaatatagctccaagtaaagttaccgatgggtgaggacgaaagaggggatgccttccggggcatccccaagctttggctttttggtgtccatggatttaccttggggtgccttgggcatccccaagcttaggctcttgccactccttgttccataatccatcaaatcttttacccaaaacttaaaaacttcacaacacaaaacttaacagaaaatctcgtgagctccgttagcgaaagaaaacaaaacaccacttcaaggtactgtattgaactcattctttatttatattggtgttaaacctaatttattccaacttctctatggtttataaactattttactagccatagattcatcaaaataagcaaacaacatacaaaaaacagaatctgtcaaaaacagaacagtctgtagtaatctgtaactaacgcaaacttctggaactccaaaaattctaccaaaataggatgacctagataatttgtttattgatctgctgcaattgtaatcagtattttatcacgttctggtgatttttaacaattgttttcgtgaacagaaagtttctggattttcagcaagatcaaataactatcatccaagaagatcctataggtttaacttggcacaaacactaattaaaacacaaaaacaaatctaaccagaggctagattaaaGATTTaatcctaaacagaaccaaaaagcaaaaaactaaaaataaaattgggttgcctcccaacaagcgctatcgtttaacgcccctagctaggcataaaagcgaggatagatctaggtattgccatctttgataggcaatctataagtggctctcataatagattcatatggtaatttaattttctttctagggaagtgttccatgcctttccttaacagaaattggaatctaatattctcttccttcatatcaataattgcaccgatcgttctaaggaaaggtctaccaagaataataggacataaaggattgcaatctatatcaagaacaatgaagtctatgggcacataattcctatttgcaacaataagaacatcattaattcttcccataggtttcttgatagtggaatccgcgagatgcaagtctaaagagcaatcatcaaattcatggaaacctaacaaatcacacaaagtttttggaatcgtggaaacactagcacccaaatcacacaaagcatagcattcatgatctttaattttaattttaattgtaggttcccattcatcataaagttttctagggatagaaacttccaactcaagtttttcttcataagattgcattaaagcatcaacgatatgtttagtaaaagctttattttgactataagcatgagatgaatttagcacggattgcaacaaggaaatacaatctatcaaagagcaattgtcataattaaattccttgaaatccaagatagtgggttcattgctatctaaagttttaacctcttcaattccacttttaccaatttttgcatcaagatctaaaaactccgaatttttgggacgccttctaactaaagttgactcatctccagtcccatcattatcaagattcatattgcaaaacaaagatttaataggggacacatcaataacttttaaatcttcatctttattatcatgaaaattttccggtttagcggccatcttattaactaaggtggcctgcttatctgaGATTTCAGCTATTAGTTTttcgagatgagcaatctgagatttcaaaccataaaattccttagacatatcatcgagctctttattcatatatcccataaaagcttttttgttccttaagctcgtttctaaagaaattattatgctcaaattgtaaagtcataaaacttctgacgttgctttcaatctcttctaaccttttaaggtgaagatcaccaaatctaggtagagccatcgtgacaagcaagcaatccaacacacgagcaaacaagaagcaagcgaaaaagaggcgaagggaaaaggagggcgaataaaacgacaagggtgaagtggggagagaaaaactagaggcaaatggcaaataatgtaatgcgaaggataagagtttgtgatgggtacttggtatgtcttcacttgtcttggcgcacacctccccggcaatggcgccagaaatccttcttgctacctcttgagcactgcgttggtattcccttgaagaggaaagggtgatgcagtaaagtagcgtaagtatttccctcagttttttagaaccaaggtatcaatccagtaggaggtcacgcccaagtcccttgcacctacacaaacaaataagaacctcgcaaccaacgcgataaaggggttgtcaatcccttcacggtcacttacgagagtgagatctgatagagatgataagataatatttttggtatttttatgataaggagtaaaagtaaagaaagcaagtaaacagtaatggaaataacgggagattaatatgatggaaaatagacccgggggccataggtttcactagtggcttctctcaagatagcataagtattacggtgggtgaacaaattactatcaagcaattgatagaattgagcatagttatgagaatatctatgtatgatcatgtatataggcatcacgtccgtgacaagtagaccgaaacgattctgcatctactactattactccacacatcgaccgctatccagaatgcatctagagtattaagttcataagaacagagtaacgctttaagcaagatgacatgatgtagagggataaattcatgcaatatgatataaaccccatcattttatcctcgatggcaacaatacaatatgtgccttgctgcccctgctgtcactgggaaaggacaccgcaagattgaacccaaaactaagcacttcttccattgcaagaaagatcaatctagtaggccaaaccaaactgataattcgaagagacttgcaaagataaccaattatacataaaagaattcagagaagattcaaatattgttcatagataatcttgatcataaacccataattcatcggatctcgacaaacacaccgcaaaagaagattacatcgaatagatctccaagagagtcgaggagaactttgtattgagatccaaagagagagaagaagccatctagctaataactatggacccgaaggtctgaggtaaactactcacacattatcggagaggctatggtgttgatgtagaagccctccgtgatcaatgccccctccggcaggacgccggaaaaggccccaagatggatctcacgggtacagaaggttgcggcggtggaattaggttttcgtggtcgcttctgatggtttgggggtacgtaggtatatataggaggaagaagtaggtcggtggagccacgaggggcccacgaggatggagggcgcgcctgggggggtaggcgcgcctggggggtaggcgcgcccccctacctcgtggcttcctcgtctgttgcttgacgtccactccaagtcctctggatcacgtttgttccaaaaatcacgttcccgaaggtttcattccgtttggactccgtttgatatcctttttctgcgaaacactgaaataggcaaaaaaataacaatttgggctaggcctccggttaataggttagtcccaaaaataatatagaactgtataaataagcccattaaacatccaaaacagaatatataatagcatggaacaatcaaaaattatagatacgttggagacgtatcacatcgtCCTCGACACCGGCGTCCACCAGCAGCGCGCGCTCCGCCGCCGGCTCCTTACGCAGATGGGGGCACTCCCTCTTCAAGTGACCGCGCTCGCCGCACTTGTAGCATCGCCCCGCGCCGCTTGTTCCGCCACCCGATGCCGTGCTCGCCGCGCCGTCGTCGTCGTTGAAGCTGCCGCCACCCTGACGTCGTTGCCGCGCCTGCCGCTGTGCCGCCGTGTACATCGGCTGGTCGTCCGCCCGCTCGCCGCTCGCTTGTCCATGCAGTTGCAGCCTCTCCTCGAACGCCTTTAGCCACCCGAGAGCTTCCTCGAACGGCATGGAGTTCATGTCGCAGAACTGCTCCATTCCGGTGACGGCGGCGTACAAGCGACCCGGGCCCGAGTCCAAGAGCTTCTTCACCATCGTCGGATCGTCCAGCATCGACCCCAGCCCAGCATAGTGAGCCGCCATGCCGCTGATCTTGCCAGCGAAGGCGCCATCGTCTCGCCGCTCTGCATCCGCAGCAGCTCGAAGTCACTACGCAGCGTGGCCAGCCGCGCCGCCCTCACGCGATCGACTTCGACGAACCGCGCCTTGAGGCTGCTCCAGACCTCCGCCGCCGTCTTCATGGATGCGACCTGCACCAAGAGATCCTCAGCGGGCGCGCCAAGCAGGTACGCCCACGCCGACTTGTCCTTCTTGGCGATCACCACCGCTGCCGCGTCCTCCACCGGCACCATCGCTTCCCACAGCCCGGCCGCGTCCAGGTTGGCATTCACCTTGATCGCCCATGTGGTGTAGTTATCACTAGTGAGCATCGGGACGGGCGTCGGTAGCGAGCTCCCCGACCTGCCGGCGTACGGCACGATCGACATCGTCGGTGATCGCCTCCcgcaacctggctctgatgccaattgttggtgCAAAAACTCTAACCCTAGCAAGCCCTAGCTCCTctatagctctctctctctctctctctctctctctatctatctatctatctctatctctctctctctgtgtggcACGAAccggggaggaagaaggaggaagaCACGATGAACAGGGAGCTTTTCCAGCACACGCATGCCCGCCGCAACCACGGCGTTTCCTTGAGCACGAACTCAACACCTTCGTCGTTACAACGATCGACGCCGCGATCTTATACCCGGGCCAGCGCTGGGCCACGACCCCCATGCCTCTACCCACTACTTCGCCTGGTTCGGCCCGCTCTTCGCGCGCCCACGACCGCGCCTCCACGCACTCGCCGCGCCGAGCCCGCAACAAACCAACGCGATCACCGCGTCCCGATCGCCAACGGCTTCGCCCCACACACACGCGCGCGGTGTACACATGCACAGACATGCCCGCGCACCACACgtacgcacacacgcacacctacgCCGCGGACCCGACACGCCCGACATGCCTAgcgcgcgcccatacacgcgctCGACGCGTCCGACTCGTCACCACGGCTTATTATGCCCAACACCCCGCACCCCATGGCCCATGTCGAGTCCCGCAGATCCACCAGGTCCCTGCGCTCCCACTCGTGCGATGCCTCTCGATGGGGCACACCGTCCTCGAGCCCAGATTCGCTTTCTTTCAGTGGTCCTTCTCTAGTGCCAGACTTGTAGCTGCATCGACCAGCGTCAATGACTTATCTAGGCAATCCGCCGCGTATCCTGCTGCGGGGTGAGTGCTCCCACGCAACACCACCACTCCCCCGGCGGTACAAGCAGCGGCTCCACTCTTCGGGCAACATAGACTAAAATCCATCATAGTTAGGCCCTTCCCCGCGCCCTACCCCCTTCCACCTTGCGATGAGGACGGATGGACGACGGTCGAGTCCCGGAAGGCGCGCAATGTAGGAAAGAAGGCAACGGTCCGTAACACATGCCAGCGGCTGCGCCGGTCGGCCAAGGGTGCTGCCATTAATGGCCATGACGAGCGCGCGGCCTTCTTAAGCCGCTTCGACGGCATCTGCTTCCGCTGCCGCAGCACCGAGCACCGCCGGATAAATTGCAGAGACCCACTTAGATGCATCATTTGCAAGCTGCCAGGACACTATGGTAGAgagtgatgacccataagtataggggatctatcgtagtcctttcgataagtaagagtgtcgaacccaacgaggagcagaaggaaatgacaagtggttttcaacaagatattctctgcaagcactgaaattatcggtaacagatagatttgtgataaggtaaatcataacgggtaacaagtaaatgaagtaactaaagtgcagcaaggtggcccaatcctttttgtagcaaaggacaagcctcgacaaactcttatataaagcaaagcgctcccgaggacacatgagaattgttgtcaagctagttttcatcatgctcctatgattcacgttcgttactttgataatttgatatgtggatggaccggtgcttgtgcgttgcccttccttggacaagcctcccacttatgattaacccctctcgcaagcatccacaactatgaaagaagaatgaaggtaaaactaaccatagcatgaaacatatggatccaaatcagctccttacgaagcaacgcataaactagggtttaagcttctgtcacttgcaacccatcatctacttattactttccaatgccttctcctaggcccaaataatggtgaagtgtcatgtagtcgacgttcacataacaccactagaggagagacaacatacatctcatcgaaatatcgaacgaataccaaattcacatgattacttataacaggacttctcccatgtcctcacaaagcatattcataatcataatcagagtaTTAATTATTATTAAGGATATGAAattataatcttccaccggataaaccaactagcatcaactataaggagtaatcaacactactagcaacccccaggtaccaatctgaggttttgggaccaagatcgaatacaagagatgaactagggtttgagaggagatggtgccggtgaagatgttgatggagattgaccccctctcgatgagaggatcgttggtgatgacaatggcgatgatttccccctcctggaggcacatcaattgtttcttaagcctgtgcggtgcccccctccaccgtttactccttcgatcatattgtcgtagtgcttaggcgaagccctgcgcagatcacatcaccatcaccgtcaccacgccgtcgtgctgacgaaactctccctcgacactttgctggatcaagagttcgagggacgtcatcgagatgaacgtgtgcagaactcggaggtgtcgtacgttcggtgcttgatcggtttaatcgagaagacgttcgactacatcaaccgcgttaagctaacgcttccgctttcggtctacgagggtacgtggacacactcttcccctctcgttggtatgcatctcctagatagatcttgcgtgatcataggaatttttttaaaattgcatgctacgttccccaacaactagaaTCACCTTCAGTAGGGTTCTGGTACACATGAACAACGCGTGCGCTCACAAGATTGTGTGCGACTTATGACTTTACTTTGCACAACTTGTATGGTTGTGGCAAATATAAAATCTATTGAAGTTCTTCCCCGCGTGATTTGAGCAGTAATAGTTTGTGCTTGTATATAGCTATTaactactccctccggtccatactaaagcagcgacaattaatatggatcggatcGGAGGGACCATCTTTTCCAATGTCCAGAATTGTAGTATAACTTATTTAAAGTTGAACATTAatggttttcttttgttttgtaaGCATCTTTTGTCAAACATGACTACccatttaataataataataataataataataattgtaatAATATGATTGTGTGCATCGTATACAGAGATGTTGGTAGTTTTATCCGCCTTTCCTATGAAAGGATGTTTGAAAATTGTTTTCATGCTCAGTGGCAAAATGATAGTACGGAATAATCAAACACAATATAAAATATCAATCCTGGTACATCATACAAAATTTCATTAGAAAACTCATACTATAATCTAATACGATAGACTACAATTCCTTAGGAGCATATGTCCATCATCGTCTCGTCTTGGGATGGTTGCAATTCAAAGAT
This region of Triticum aestivum cultivar Chinese Spring chromosome 2D, IWGSC CS RefSeq v2.1, whole genome shotgun sequence genomic DNA includes:
- the LOC123054218 gene encoding copper-transporting ATPase HMA5-like — encoded protein: MAAATRSLFLTCFHSSGSDESGHLTLRPRYPSMPRQPRAAAVAGEGGGGEGGSAAVDLEAAEEEEEEEKVAVFAVSGMTCAACAGSVEKAVKRLPGIHEAAVDVLGGRVQVAFYTALVSVSIGYSLYFCAPCGICSAYTFLRVFSWAASR